In one Candidatus Methylomirabilis sp. genomic region, the following are encoded:
- a CDS encoding AAA family ATPase, whose translation MSEKSKDVKRFSKIVLENWKNFARVEVPLQRRVFLVGPNASGKSNFLDVFRFLGHLASPGGGFREAIMRRGGVSAIRCLAARRYPDVAVSVIVEAGDGSARWEYELRFYQDNQRRPLVRKEKVILDGNVLLNRPDEDDKKDPERLTQTHLEQVNVNRSFREIVSYFESVRYLHIVPQLVREPDRSVGRPNDPYGGDFLEQLAKTQERTRMARLRRIQDALRVAVPQLKEIELWRDARGTPHLRGKYEHWRPQGAWQTEEQFSDGTLRLMGLLWAVMEGSGPVLLEEPELSLHPEIVHFLPQMFARVQRRTGKQIILSTHSPDLLRDEGIGLDEVLLLSPSLEGTAVRPASDFDEIRHLLEGGVTLAEAVIPKTRPEKAEQLSLFGDL comes from the coding sequence GTGAGCGAAAAGTCGAAAGACGTAAAGCGGTTTTCCAAGATTGTGCTTGAGAACTGGAAGAATTTTGCGCGTGTTGAAGTACCACTCCAGCGGCGCGTTTTTCTAGTGGGGCCGAACGCTTCAGGAAAATCAAACTTTCTCGATGTATTCCGATTCCTGGGTCATCTGGCGTCTCCAGGCGGAGGTTTTCGAGAAGCCATCATGCGGCGCGGTGGCGTCAGCGCCATTCGGTGTCTGGCGGCGAGGCGCTATCCTGACGTTGCGGTCAGCGTAATCGTTGAGGCGGGCGACGGATCGGCGAGATGGGAATACGAATTGAGGTTTTACCAAGATAATCAGCGCCGGCCGCTTGTCCGCAAGGAGAAAGTGATTCTGGACGGGAACGTACTGCTGAATCGCCCTGACGAAGATGATAAGAAAGACCCGGAGCGCTTAACCCAGACGCACTTGGAGCAGGTCAACGTGAACCGATCATTTCGAGAGATTGTGAGCTACTTCGAGTCGGTACGTTACCTGCACATCGTTCCGCAGCTCGTGCGGGAACCAGATCGCTCGGTGGGGCGACCCAACGACCCATATGGTGGAGACTTCCTGGAACAGTTGGCGAAAACGCAGGAGCGCACCAGAATGGCGCGTCTAAGGCGTATTCAGGATGCACTTCGTGTGGCCGTCCCGCAGCTCAAGGAGATCGAGTTGTGGCGTGATGCTCGGGGCACACCGCATCTGCGCGGCAAGTATGAGCACTGGAGACCCCAAGGAGCATGGCAGACCGAGGAGCAGTTCTCGGACGGTACTCTACGACTGATGGGGCTTCTCTGGGCCGTGATGGAAGGTAGTGGTCCGGTCTTGCTTGAGGAGCCCGAGCTTTCACTCCATCCCGAAATCGTGCATTTTCTTCCGCAGATGTTCGCCCGCGTTCAACGACGAACGGGGAAACAGATCATCCTGAGCACCCACTCGCCGGACTTGCTCCGGGATGAGGGAATCGGGCTCGACGAGGTGCTATTGCTAAGCCCCAGCCTGGAGGGAACTGCGGTCAGGCCTGCAAGCGACTTCGACGAAATACGCCACCTTCTCGAGGGCGGGGTGACGCTTGCCG